In one Gracilinanus agilis isolate LMUSP501 chromosome 6, AgileGrace, whole genome shotgun sequence genomic region, the following are encoded:
- the GIMD1 gene encoding GTPase IMAP family member GIMD1: MSDDVEMTINLALFGRTQSGKSSAGNSLLGSTDFPSYLAPRSVTKSCSLGRSCRIPHFMRRGGKEVTLKLQVLDTPGYPHSSLDQQQVKQDVKEALARHFGQEGLHLALLVLRTDVPLCGEGEWASLQLMQELLGPAWKNFTAILFTHAEKLEEAQLSEKEYLHTASHPLVTLLDSVQQRYVFQNNQKIPLKEQRILTLKRIIEFVKENCYQVLYFK, encoded by the exons ATGTCAGACGACGTTGAGATGACCATCAACCTGGCCCTCTTTGGCAGGACGCAGAGTGGGAAGAGCTCTGCAGGCAATAGCTTGCTGGGCAGCACTGACTTCCCTAGCTACTTGGCTCCGCGTTCGGTGACCAAGTCCTGCAGCCTCGGTCGAAGCTGCCGAATCCCCCACTTCATGAGGCGCGGTGGAAAAGAAGTGACCCTGAAGCTGCAAGTGTTAGACACACCAGGCTATCCCCACAGCAGCCTGGACCAGCAGCAGGTGAAACAGGACGTGAAGGAAGCCCTCGCCAGGCACTTCGGACAGGAGGGTCTCCACCTCGCCCTACTGGTCCTGAGAACAGACGTGCCCctctgtggagagggggaatgggcCTCTCTGCAGCTGATGCAG GAACTTCTTGGTCCTGCATGGAAGAATTTTACTGCCATCCTTTTCACTCATGCAGAAAAACTAGAAGAAGCTCAACTCAGCGAGAAAGAATACTTACACACTGCTTCTCATCCACTGGTAACTCTATTGGACTCTGTTCAACAGAGATATGTTTttcaaaacaaccaaaaaattcCACTTAAGGAACAAAGAATACTAACtttaaaaagaatcatagaatttgtaaaagaaaattgttatcaagtactttattttaaataa